The following nucleotide sequence is from Psychroflexus torquis ATCC 700755.
GAAAGAAAATATATACCATTGTTCCAGAAGACGAAGAAGTGACTATTTCTTTATACGATGAAATGGATACAGAACAAATCACTCCCTCCAAAATGTTGACTTTTTACAAAGAAGGATACCGTTTCAAAATGGATATTATCCAAGATGTTAAAGGAAGAAAAATTCAATATGTGGAATTGATTCCTATGGATTCAAAAAATGAAATGAAGCAAATCCTCTTAGGAATAGATCGACAAACCAAGCATATTTTTAACTTAATCCAGGTTCAGCCTGGGGATACGAAAATTGAGATCCGAGTGACTAAGTTTAAAACTAATGAACCACTTTCAGCAAATCATTTTCAATTTCAAAGATCAAAATATGCGGATTATTATATCAATGAACTAGATTAAAAATTAAGTATTGAAAATTTTAGACCGCTATATTCTAGTTTCTTTTGTAAAAACATTCTTATCTGTTTTTACAATTTTGATGCTAATTTTTATTCTTCAATCGGTTTGGAGGTTTATCGAGGAATTTGCTGGTAAAGACATCGACTTAGAAATCATTTCGAGGTTTTTACTCTTCCTGCTTCCCAACCTTATTCCCATGGTTCTCCCGCTAACCATTTTGCTGACGTCCATCATGACTTTTGGGAGTTTTGCAGAGCAATATGAATTTGCAGCGATGAAGTCTGCCGGTATTTCTCTTCAAAGAGCTATGCGAAGCCTAATTGTATTTATTCTGCTTCTTGGTGCAGTCACTTTTTATTTTGCTAATACTGTTATTCCCTATGCTGAAGGCAAGGTGTTGAACATGCGTAAAAATATTGCTCAAGTAAAACCGTCTTTGGCTATTATAGAGGGAGCATTTAATGATATGGGAAATATCAATATAAAAGTAAATAAAAAAAGTGGCCCTGACGGTCGTAATCTTGACGATGTCATTATTCATAAAAAATCAGAGAACAGAGTTGGAAATTACACAGTGATAAAAGCAGATCATGGTGTATTGGAATCTGCAGAAACTTCTAGTGTTTTATCTTTAGTCTTGTACGATGGAAACTATTACGATGAAGTCCCTACAAAAACTTACCAGCAAAAGCTAAAGGCACCCTTTGTGAAAAGTGCCTTTGATAAATATATTTTGAACATAGATTTATCAGGTTTCAATGATGTAGATTTAGATGATGAGAGTTTGAAACATCCCTACAAGATGCTAAATACAAGTGAGCTAAGAATTCAGTTGGATTCTTTTTCAATTGATTATGTAAAAGGTAGAGAACGTCTCAATAGATTAATAAACCAAAGGAGTGGTCTCCAAAGAACTTTAAACTCTGCTATTAAACTTGATAGTTCTAGCAGAAGAAAGATCAACCAAACTATAGTAGACCAAACAGGCAGAGATTCTATTTTAAGTGCAGATCAAGAAAAAGATAGCCAATATAATGTTTATAAAGATTTTTCCATAGATAGTTTGTTCTGGGAATATCCTTACAGACAGAGATCTCAGATTTTTAATGTCGCTACAAACTCTGTCAATAGTATTACACCTCAGATCATTTCCAAAAAAAATCAGTTTAAACGAAAAGAAATTCTCTTAAATAAAATTGAAATGGCTATGCATAGTAAATATGCTTTGCCTTTTGCTTGCATTATTCTATTCTTTGTAGGAGCTCCATTAGGGGCTATTATAAGAAAAGGAGGACTCGGATTACCAATGGTTATTGCTGTTATAGTGTTTTTGACCTACCATTTTATAGGATTGTTTGCAGGAAATAGCGCAGAAGGAGGAAGTTTATCTCCATTTCTGGGATCTTGGTTATCTACCATTATTCTTTTTCCTTTGAGTATTTATTTAACTTACAGAGCAACAACTGATCAAGGATTTGTGAATCTAGATTTTATAGCTGTTCCTTTAGATAAGTTGGTTAAAAATATAAAATCAAAAGTTTTTAATATTAGAAAAAAATAAAAATGAAACATAGTAAAATAAGATTGGATTCTATACAAGAAGCCATAGATGATGTAAGAGCAGGAAAAATCATCATAGTTGTGGATGATGAAGATAGAGAAAACGAGGGCGACTTTTTGGCAGCAGCAGAGAAGGTAACTCCAGAGATAATCAATTTTATGGCGAAGTATGGAAGAGGCCTTATTTGCTCACCTTTAACTGAAGGACGTTGTAAAAAATTAAATCTCACCACTATGGTCGGTAATAATACCGATCCTATGGAAACAGCGTTTACAGTTTCTGTAGATCTTAGAGGTAAGGGGGTGACTACAGGTATTTCTGCATCAGATCGGTCTACAACCATACAAGCTTTATGCAACGATGAGACACGACCACATGATTTAAATAGGCCTGGACACATCTTTCCACTCATAGCAAAAGAAGGTGGAGTTTTACGAAGAACTGGGCATACAGAGGCCTCTATAGATTTTGCTAGACTTGCTGGTTTAAAACCTGCTGGGGTTATTTGTGAGATCATGAATGAAAATGGAAGTATGGCTAGACTTCCAGAATTAGTTGAAGTCGCGAAAGAACACGGTCTTAAATTAGTTTCTATAGAGGATTTAGTAGCCTACAGAATGCAGCACGATTCTCTTATTGAAAAATCTGAAGATTTTGAACTGAATACAAGATTTGGTCAATTTAGATTAAGAGCTTATCACCAAACTACAAATGATCAGGTTCATTTGGCCTTAACTAAAGGAACTTGGAAGATTGATGAGCCAGTTCTAGTGAGAATGAATTCAACCTTAGTAAATAGTGATATTTTAGGAACACTTACCAACAATTCTGATCAAAAGCTTGACAGTATGTTTAAGCAATTGAATGTGGAAGGCAAAGGAGCTATAGTTTTTATAAACCAAGATATACAAGGGTTTAATTTAATATCTAGGTTAAAGGCACTTAAACTAAATCAAAGTGAAGGTGATATTGCTAAAGCACCTAGAGTAGTTATGGATGAAAAAGATTTTGGCATTGGAGCTCAAATTTTACACGATGTGGGGGTTCATAAAATAAAATTGATGTCCAACACAAAACATAAAAAAAGAGTGGGGATGATAGGGTATGGCCTTGAAATTATTGATTACGTAAATTACTAACCTAAATTAATAAAGAATTCCCTTTTCTCACTAAAGGGAATTCTTTATTAAAATCTTATCCAGCGTTCTTGGATATAATCTCCTTTAGAACTCTTACCGCTATGGGTCCATATATTTTTTTTAATTTCTTTTTCAAAGCTTAATGTATCACCAACCATTTTTTGATTTTTAGAGAAAAAATGGATAAATTCGAAATGTTTTTTATTCTTTAATTCCCATTGTCCACCACTAGATCCAAAGAATTGTCCAGTCCTGCTATTCAGTGCTAATACTTGATAGTAATTATTGGTCAAAAGCTTCAAGGTCTTTCGGGGACTATCTTCAATAGTTATCCAATTAGAATCTCTGAATGTTTGATGAATTTTCCAACAAGTCACATTATCATTATCGGCATCATCAATTCTTATCCATTTTTCAATAGTATTTGAATTTATATCCTTTAAGTTCAAAGAATCTCCTTTTATTTCATAATTATGATTAAAAAAATTTCCAGTAATCGCCGCTGATTCTGAATGGATTTCTAAATTCTCCATATAGTCATAATCATTTATAAAATAAGTCCCACCAGAGGCTGATATAAATTCACCAGAATTTTTTAAAATGGTCGAGGATGTAAAATAAGAATCACTATACAGTTTAATGGTTCTTTGTTGACTTTCAGAATCGGTTATTTTTTCCCATGCTCCATTCAAACTTTGAGCGAAGATTAAATTGGAAAATAAAACAAGGAATAGAATTAAAATTGCTTTCATATTCTTATATATTAGGATTAATATAAAAAAACCCACAGGAAAGTGGGTTTTTTTAATAATTGAATGAGTTGTTTAAACTGCATACTTGTTATCTTCTATAATCCTATCAGCAATACTATTTCTAAGCTCAACGATATTTGGGTAGTTTTCATACTTCGTAAAACGTTTTAATCCCATAAGCATCATTTTTTGCTCATCACCTTCAGCAAAGGAGATAATACCTTCTTTAGCTTTTTCATTGATTTTATCAACAGCTTTATAAAGTCTTAATTTAGCTATAGCGATTTGAACTTTTTGAGAATCTTCACCATAACGCATTGCGTTCTTTTCTACTCTTAATATAGCTGATTCTGCCATATACGTTTCAATTAAGATATCGGCAGAAGCTAATAAGATCTGTTGATGTTGGTCTAATTCCTCTCCATACTTTTGAGCGGCACTTCCAGCAACCATTAAAAAAACTTTTTTCAATCTTTTAAGCATAGCTTTTTCTTCAGCAAGAAGCTGAGTATAATCTGGAGTTTCAAAGGATGGAATTCCAGTTAATTCATCAGCCACAGCTTTTGCTGGTCCTAATAAATCTACATGTCCTTTCATCGCTTTTTTTATGAGCATACCCACAGAAAGCATTCTGTTGATCTCATTGGTACCTTCATAGATTCTTGCTATTCTCGCATCCCTCCAAGCCGATTCCATAGGAGCGTCTGCAGAGAATCCCATACCTCCATAAATTTGAATCCCTTCATCTGTACATCTTTGAATGTCTTCAGAAACAGCAACTTTAAGGATAGAACATTCGATAGCAAACTCCTCTACACCTTTTAGCTCGGCTTCTTGATGTGAGCTTCCATTTTCCTTTCTTAGGTTAATTCTGTCTTCAATATTTTTTGAAGCTCTGTAGCTTGCAGCTTCATCTGCATAGATAGACATAGCCATTTCAGCTAATTTAGAACGAATAGCACCAAATTTTGAAATAGGGGTATTGAATTGCACCCTTACGTTAGCATATTCTACCGCTGCTGTTAAAACTCTACGCTGAGCATCTAAGCATGCAGCAGCAAGTTTAATTCTCCCAACGTTAAGTGAGTTCATAGCAATTTTGAAACCTCCATTACGTTCACCTAATAGATTTTCTGCTGGAACTGTAGTCTCGTTAAAAAAGACTTGGCGAGTAGAAGAGGAATGGATTCCTAATTTTTTCTCTTCATCACCCATGGAGATTCCATTTTCTAAATCTTTTTCTACAATAAAACCAGTGATATTTTTATCGTCTTCAATTCTAGCA
It contains:
- the ribB gene encoding 3,4-dihydroxy-2-butanone-4-phosphate synthase, with translation MKHSKIRLDSIQEAIDDVRAGKIIIVVDDEDRENEGDFLAAAEKVTPEIINFMAKYGRGLICSPLTEGRCKKLNLTTMVGNNTDPMETAFTVSVDLRGKGVTTGISASDRSTTIQALCNDETRPHDLNRPGHIFPLIAKEGGVLRRTGHTEASIDFARLAGLKPAGVICEIMNENGSMARLPELVEVAKEHGLKLVSIEDLVAYRMQHDSLIEKSEDFELNTRFGQFRLRAYHQTTNDQVHLALTKGTWKIDEPVLVRMNSTLVNSDILGTLTNNSDQKLDSMFKQLNVEGKGAIVFINQDIQGFNLISRLKALKLNQSEGDIAKAPRVVMDEKDFGIGAQILHDVGVHKIKLMSNTKHKKRVGMIGYGLEIIDYVNY
- a CDS encoding LolA family protein, with product MKKIALSTFIIFTFFLSHSIVAQDDPEAKKLVKEVLNKVESYDNLVIDFSYTLENQEQNLKQETRGDVSIKGDKYVLNLMGTTQIFDGKKIYTIVPEDEEVTISLYDEMDTEQITPSKMLTFYKEGYRFKMDIIQDVKGRKIQYVELIPMDSKNEMKQILLGIDRQTKHIFNLIQVQPGDTKIEIRVTKFKTNEPLSANHFQFQRSKYADYYINELD
- a CDS encoding acyl-CoA dehydrogenase family protein produces the protein METKEKIDDMIRGGQFIVKETKAEDVFTPEDFSDEQKMMRDSVKEFVDREIWPKKEEFEKKNYNLTKEIMRKAGELGFLGVSVPEEYDGLGMDFVSTMLVCDYISGATGSVATAFGAHTGIGTLPITLYGTEEQKKKYVPRLATGEWFGAYCLTEPGAGSDANSGKTKAVLSEDGSHYKITGQKMWISNAGFCDLFIVFARIEDDKNITGFIVEKDLENGISMGDEEKKLGIHSSSTRQVFFNETTVPAENLLGERNGGFKIAMNSLNVGRIKLAAACLDAQRRVLTAAVEYANVRVQFNTPISKFGAIRSKLAEMAMSIYADEAASYRASKNIEDRINLRKENGSSHQEAELKGVEEFAIECSILKVAVSEDIQRCTDEGIQIYGGMGFSADAPMESAWRDARIARIYEGTNEINRMLSVGMLIKKAMKGHVDLLGPAKAVADELTGIPSFETPDYTQLLAEEKAMLKRLKKVFLMVAGSAAQKYGEELDQHQQILLASADILIETYMAESAILRVEKNAMRYGEDSQKVQIAIAKLRLYKAVDKINEKAKEGIISFAEGDEQKMMLMGLKRFTKYENYPNIVELRNSIADRIIEDNKYAV
- a CDS encoding LptF/LptG family permease — its product is MKILDRYILVSFVKTFLSVFTILMLIFILQSVWRFIEEFAGKDIDLEIISRFLLFLLPNLIPMVLPLTILLTSIMTFGSFAEQYEFAAMKSAGISLQRAMRSLIVFILLLGAVTFYFANTVIPYAEGKVLNMRKNIAQVKPSLAIIEGAFNDMGNINIKVNKKSGPDGRNLDDVIIHKKSENRVGNYTVIKADHGVLESAETSSVLSLVLYDGNYYDEVPTKTYQQKLKAPFVKSAFDKYILNIDLSGFNDVDLDDESLKHPYKMLNTSELRIQLDSFSIDYVKGRERLNRLINQRSGLQRTLNSAIKLDSSSRRKINQTIVDQTGRDSILSADQEKDSQYNVYKDFSIDSLFWEYPYRQRSQIFNVATNSVNSITPQIISKKNQFKRKEILLNKIEMAMHSKYALPFACIILFFVGAPLGAIIRKGGLGLPMVIAVIVFLTYHFIGLFAGNSAEGGSLSPFLGSWLSTIILFPLSIYLTYRATTDQGFVNLDFIAVPLDKLVKNIKSKVFNIRKK